From a single Lolium rigidum isolate FL_2022 chromosome 7, APGP_CSIRO_Lrig_0.1, whole genome shotgun sequence genomic region:
- the LOC124674399 gene encoding dynamin-related protein 3A-like isoform X3, with translation MADSAAAAEAAHPATVGQAVIPLVNRLQDIMARLDGDSAAGVELPQVAAIGGQSSGKSSVLEALVGRDFLPRGPEICTRRPLVLQLVRHSAPEEWGEFLHAPGRRFHDFEHIKREIQSETDKEAGGNKGVSEKQIRLKIFSPNVIDITLVDLPGITRVPVGDQPSDIESRIRTMIMQYIKHPSCIILAVSPANADLANSDALQLARLGDPDGSRTIGVITKLDIMDRGTDARNFLLGNVIPLKLGYVGIVNRSQEDINFNRSIKDALAFEEKFFSTLPAYHGLSQCCGVPQLAKKLNMILLKHITDMLPGLKSRINAQLVAVAKEHAAYGDAAESTAGQGVKLLNILGKYCEAFSSMVEGKNKVSTDQLSGGARIHYIFQSIFVKSLEEVDPCKNISDEDIRTSIQNSGGPKGAMFLPELPFEILVRRQIGRLLDPSLQCAKFIYDELVKISHGCLTSELQKYPILKRRMGESVSNFLRDGLRPAETMITHIIEMEMDYINTSHSSFVGGSKVVELAKHDGLPLRGPTSLSAHKDGIAISSEMQLKSSIENNIQLKSERGQKSRAVFARDATRGATAEQGFQPDTDAGTSAAGGGQKGNSLVGGSLSNMPGPRVLNSLYSMIRLREPPITLKPSENKTDQDRTEIAIVKLLVKSYYDIVRKSIEDAVPKAIMHFLVNHTKRELHNVLIRKLYRENLLDEMLRETDEVLIRRQRIQETLQVLEQAHRTLEEFPLEAEKVEKGYSVSEYTTGLPKLAGLGNRSLS, from the exons ATGGCGGACTCGGCTGCGGCCGCTGAGGCGGCGCACCCGGCGACGGTGGGGCAGGCGGTGATCCCGCTCGTCAACAGGCTGCAGGACATCATGGCGCGGCTAGACGGCGACTCCGCCGCCGGCGTGGAGCTGCCGCAGGTGGCGGCCATCGGCGGGCAGAGCAGCGGCAAGTCGAGTGTGCTGGAGGCGCTCGTCGGCCGCGACTTCCTCCCGAGGGGCCCCGAAATCTGCACCCGCCGGCCCCTCGTGCTCCAGCTCGTGCGGCACTCGGCCCCCGAGGAGTGGGGCGAGTTCCTCCACGCCCCCGGCCGCCGATTCCACGATTTCGAGCACATCAAGCGCGAGATCCAG TCGGAAACTGACAAAGAAGCTGGAGGTAACAAAGGGGTTTCCGAGAAACAGATCCGTCTTAAAATCTTTTCACCGAATGTCATTGACATCACCTTGGTTGACCTCCCTGGAATAACTAGGGTTCCAGTTGGAGATCAGCCTAGTGATATTGAGtcaagaataagaacaatgatcATGCAATACATTAAGCATCCAAGCTGCATTATCTTGGCTGTCTCACCCGCGAATGCAGATTTAGCTAATTCTGATGCGCTTCAACTGGCAAGGCTTGGTGATCCTGATG GATCGAGGACAATTGGTGTTATCACCAAG TTGGACATCATGGACAGGGGAACTGATGCTCGTAACTTTTTACTGGGAAATGTGATTCCTCTCAAGCTTGGTTATGTCGGTATTGTGAATCGCAGCCAAGAG GACATCAACTTTAACCGAAGCATTAAAGATGCACTTGCCTTTGAGGAGAAGTTTTTCTCGACTCTACCT GCTTATCACGGTCTTTCACAATGCTGTGGTGTTCCTCAATTAGCCAAGAAGTTAAATATG ATTCTACTAAAGCACATTACTGATATGCTTCCAGGTTTGAAATCTCGAATAAATGCTCAGTTGGTAGCAGTTGCAAAGGAACATGCTGCTTATGGTGATGCTGCAGAATCAACG GCTGGCCAGGGAGTTAAACTATTGAACATATTGGGAAAATATTGTGAAG CCTTTTCTTCAATGGTGGAGGGCAAAAATAAAGTGTCAACAGATCAGCTTTCTGGTGGAGCAAGAATTCACTACATTTTTCAGTCAATTTTTGTCAAGAGCTTGGAG GAAGTTGACCCTTGCAAGAACATAAGCGATGAAGATATTCGCACTAGCATACAGAATTCTGGCGGTCCAAAGGGTGCTATGTTTCTGCCAGAG TTGCCTTTTGAGATTCTTGTCCGAAGGCAGATAGGCCGTTTGCTTGATCCAAGTCTTCAGTGCGCTAAGTTTATCTATGATGAGTTAGTCAAA ATCAGCCATGGTTGCTTAACCAGTGAGCTGCAGAAATACCCAATTCTTAAAAGGCGGATGGGTGAATCAGTTAGCAATTTCTTGAGAGATGGTCTTCGACCTGCAGAAACAATGATAACCCATATTATTGAAATGGAG ATGGATTACATAAATACCTCACATTCAAGCTTTGTTGGAGGCAGCAAGGTTGTTGAACTTGCTAAGCACGATGGTCTACCTTTGAGAGGACCAACTTCACTATCGGCTCATAAG GATGGTATTGCTATAAGTTCTGAGATGCAGTTAAAATCTTCTATTGAGAACAATATACAGCTCAAATCTGAAAGAGGTCAAAAGTCACGTGCTGTTTTTGCAAGAGATGCTACCAGAGGAGCAACAGCTGAGCAG GGATTTCAGCCTGATACTGATGCAG GAACAAGTGCAGCAGGTGGAGGCCAGAAGGGTAACTCTCTAGTTGGTGGGAGTTTGTCAAACATGCCAGGTCCGCGAGTCCTAAATAGCTTATACTCTATGATTCGGTTAAGAGAG CCACCCATCACATTGAAACCATCAGAAAACAAGACTGACCAGGATAGAACAGAGATAGCAATTGTGAAGCTATTGGTCAAATCTTACTATGACATTGTCAGAAAGAGTATTGAGGATGCAGTTCCAAAAGCTATAATGCACTTTCTG GTGAACCACACAAAGCGGGAGCTCCATAACGTTTTAATTCGGAAACTATACAG AGAGAACCTACTTGATGAAATGCTGAGGGAAACAGATGAAGTTCTTATCAGACGGCAGCGTATTCAAGAAACGCTCCAAGTTCTCGAACAAGCACATAGG ACGCTCGAAGAGTTTCCCCTTGAAGCTGAAAAGGTTGAGAAGGGCTACAGTGTATCTGAATATACAACCGGCCTTCCGAAACTCGCTGGACTTGGCAACCGCAGCCTCAGCTAG
- the LOC124674399 gene encoding dynamin-related protein 3A-like isoform X1 gives MADSAAAAEAAHPATVGQAVIPLVNRLQDIMARLDGDSAAGVELPQVAAIGGQSSGKSSVLEALVGRDFLPRGPEICTRRPLVLQLVRHSAPEEWGEFLHAPGRRFHDFEHIKREIQSETDKEAGGNKGVSEKQIRLKIFSPNVIDITLVDLPGITRVPVGDQPSDIESRIRTMIMQYIKHPSCIILAVSPANADLANSDALQLARLGDPDGSRTIGVITKLDIMDRGTDARNFLLGNVIPLKLGYVGIVNRSQEDINFNRSIKDALAFEEKFFSTLPAYHGLSQCCGVPQLAKKLNMILLKHITDMLPGLKSRINAQLVAVAKEHAAYGDAAESTAGQGVKLLNILGKYCEAFSSMVEGKNKVSTDQLSGGARIHYIFQSIFVKSLEEVDPCKNISDEDIRTSIQNSGGPKGAMFLPELPFEILVRRQIGRLLDPSLQCAKFIYDELVKISHGCLTSELQKYPILKRRMGESVSNFLRDGLRPAETMITHIIEMEMDYINTSHSSFVGGSKVVELAKHDGLPLRGPTSLSAHKDGIAISSEMQLKSSIENNIQLKSERGQKSRAVFARDATRGATAEQGFQPDTDADIDTEYVWVQVMENPSLDRRGTSAAGGGQKGNSLVGGSLSNMPGPRVLNSLYSMIRLREPPITLKPSENKTDQDRTEIAIVKLLVKSYYDIVRKSIEDAVPKAIMHFLVNHTKRELHNVLIRKLYRENLLDEMLRETDEVLIRRQRIQETLQVLEQAHRTLEEFPLEAEKVEKGYSVSEYTTGLPKLAGLGNRSLS, from the exons ATGGCGGACTCGGCTGCGGCCGCTGAGGCGGCGCACCCGGCGACGGTGGGGCAGGCGGTGATCCCGCTCGTCAACAGGCTGCAGGACATCATGGCGCGGCTAGACGGCGACTCCGCCGCCGGCGTGGAGCTGCCGCAGGTGGCGGCCATCGGCGGGCAGAGCAGCGGCAAGTCGAGTGTGCTGGAGGCGCTCGTCGGCCGCGACTTCCTCCCGAGGGGCCCCGAAATCTGCACCCGCCGGCCCCTCGTGCTCCAGCTCGTGCGGCACTCGGCCCCCGAGGAGTGGGGCGAGTTCCTCCACGCCCCCGGCCGCCGATTCCACGATTTCGAGCACATCAAGCGCGAGATCCAG TCGGAAACTGACAAAGAAGCTGGAGGTAACAAAGGGGTTTCCGAGAAACAGATCCGTCTTAAAATCTTTTCACCGAATGTCATTGACATCACCTTGGTTGACCTCCCTGGAATAACTAGGGTTCCAGTTGGAGATCAGCCTAGTGATATTGAGtcaagaataagaacaatgatcATGCAATACATTAAGCATCCAAGCTGCATTATCTTGGCTGTCTCACCCGCGAATGCAGATTTAGCTAATTCTGATGCGCTTCAACTGGCAAGGCTTGGTGATCCTGATG GATCGAGGACAATTGGTGTTATCACCAAG TTGGACATCATGGACAGGGGAACTGATGCTCGTAACTTTTTACTGGGAAATGTGATTCCTCTCAAGCTTGGTTATGTCGGTATTGTGAATCGCAGCCAAGAG GACATCAACTTTAACCGAAGCATTAAAGATGCACTTGCCTTTGAGGAGAAGTTTTTCTCGACTCTACCT GCTTATCACGGTCTTTCACAATGCTGTGGTGTTCCTCAATTAGCCAAGAAGTTAAATATG ATTCTACTAAAGCACATTACTGATATGCTTCCAGGTTTGAAATCTCGAATAAATGCTCAGTTGGTAGCAGTTGCAAAGGAACATGCTGCTTATGGTGATGCTGCAGAATCAACG GCTGGCCAGGGAGTTAAACTATTGAACATATTGGGAAAATATTGTGAAG CCTTTTCTTCAATGGTGGAGGGCAAAAATAAAGTGTCAACAGATCAGCTTTCTGGTGGAGCAAGAATTCACTACATTTTTCAGTCAATTTTTGTCAAGAGCTTGGAG GAAGTTGACCCTTGCAAGAACATAAGCGATGAAGATATTCGCACTAGCATACAGAATTCTGGCGGTCCAAAGGGTGCTATGTTTCTGCCAGAG TTGCCTTTTGAGATTCTTGTCCGAAGGCAGATAGGCCGTTTGCTTGATCCAAGTCTTCAGTGCGCTAAGTTTATCTATGATGAGTTAGTCAAA ATCAGCCATGGTTGCTTAACCAGTGAGCTGCAGAAATACCCAATTCTTAAAAGGCGGATGGGTGAATCAGTTAGCAATTTCTTGAGAGATGGTCTTCGACCTGCAGAAACAATGATAACCCATATTATTGAAATGGAG ATGGATTACATAAATACCTCACATTCAAGCTTTGTTGGAGGCAGCAAGGTTGTTGAACTTGCTAAGCACGATGGTCTACCTTTGAGAGGACCAACTTCACTATCGGCTCATAAG GATGGTATTGCTATAAGTTCTGAGATGCAGTTAAAATCTTCTATTGAGAACAATATACAGCTCAAATCTGAAAGAGGTCAAAAGTCACGTGCTGTTTTTGCAAGAGATGCTACCAGAGGAGCAACAGCTGAGCAG GGATTTCAGCCTGATACTGATGCAG ATATTGACACAGAGTATGTTTGGGTCCAAGTCATGGAAAATCCTAGCCTTGACAGGCGAG GAACAAGTGCAGCAGGTGGAGGCCAGAAGGGTAACTCTCTAGTTGGTGGGAGTTTGTCAAACATGCCAGGTCCGCGAGTCCTAAATAGCTTATACTCTATGATTCGGTTAAGAGAG CCACCCATCACATTGAAACCATCAGAAAACAAGACTGACCAGGATAGAACAGAGATAGCAATTGTGAAGCTATTGGTCAAATCTTACTATGACATTGTCAGAAAGAGTATTGAGGATGCAGTTCCAAAAGCTATAATGCACTTTCTG GTGAACCACACAAAGCGGGAGCTCCATAACGTTTTAATTCGGAAACTATACAG AGAGAACCTACTTGATGAAATGCTGAGGGAAACAGATGAAGTTCTTATCAGACGGCAGCGTATTCAAGAAACGCTCCAAGTTCTCGAACAAGCACATAGG ACGCTCGAAGAGTTTCCCCTTGAAGCTGAAAAGGTTGAGAAGGGCTACAGTGTATCTGAATATACAACCGGCCTTCCGAAACTCGCTGGACTTGGCAACCGCAGCCTCAGCTAG
- the LOC124674399 gene encoding dynamin-related protein 3A-like isoform X2 — translation MADSAAAAEAAHPATVGQAVIPLVNRLQDIMARLDGDSAAGVELPQVAAIGGQSSGKSSVLEALVGRDFLPRGPEICTRRPLVLQLVRHSAPEEWGEFLHAPGRRFHDFEHIKREIQSETDKEAGGNKGVSEKQIRLKIFSPNVIDITLVDLPGITRVPVGDQPSDIESRIRTMIMQYIKHPSCIILAVSPANADLANSDALQLARLGDPDGSRTIGVITKLDIMDRGTDARNFLLGNVIPLKLGYVGIVNRSQEDINFNRSIKDALAFEEKFFSTLPAYHGLSQCCGVPQLAKKLNMILLKHITDMLPGLKSRINAQLVAVAKEHAAYGDAAESTAGQGVKLLNILGKYCEAFSSMVEGKNKVSTDQLSGGARIHYIFQSIFVKSLEEVDPCKNISDEDIRTSIQNSGGPKGAMFLPELPFEILVRRQIGRLLDPSLQCAKFIYDELVKISHGCLTSELQKYPILKRRMGESVSNFLRDGLRPAETMITHIIEMEMDYINTSHSSFVGGSKVVELAKHDGLPLRGPTSLSAHKDGIAISSEMQLKSSIENNIQLKSERGQKSRAVFARDATRGATAEQPDTDADIDTEYVWVQVMENPSLDRRGTSAAGGGQKGNSLVGGSLSNMPGPRVLNSLYSMIRLREPPITLKPSENKTDQDRTEIAIVKLLVKSYYDIVRKSIEDAVPKAIMHFLVNHTKRELHNVLIRKLYRENLLDEMLRETDEVLIRRQRIQETLQVLEQAHRTLEEFPLEAEKVEKGYSVSEYTTGLPKLAGLGNRSLS, via the exons ATGGCGGACTCGGCTGCGGCCGCTGAGGCGGCGCACCCGGCGACGGTGGGGCAGGCGGTGATCCCGCTCGTCAACAGGCTGCAGGACATCATGGCGCGGCTAGACGGCGACTCCGCCGCCGGCGTGGAGCTGCCGCAGGTGGCGGCCATCGGCGGGCAGAGCAGCGGCAAGTCGAGTGTGCTGGAGGCGCTCGTCGGCCGCGACTTCCTCCCGAGGGGCCCCGAAATCTGCACCCGCCGGCCCCTCGTGCTCCAGCTCGTGCGGCACTCGGCCCCCGAGGAGTGGGGCGAGTTCCTCCACGCCCCCGGCCGCCGATTCCACGATTTCGAGCACATCAAGCGCGAGATCCAG TCGGAAACTGACAAAGAAGCTGGAGGTAACAAAGGGGTTTCCGAGAAACAGATCCGTCTTAAAATCTTTTCACCGAATGTCATTGACATCACCTTGGTTGACCTCCCTGGAATAACTAGGGTTCCAGTTGGAGATCAGCCTAGTGATATTGAGtcaagaataagaacaatgatcATGCAATACATTAAGCATCCAAGCTGCATTATCTTGGCTGTCTCACCCGCGAATGCAGATTTAGCTAATTCTGATGCGCTTCAACTGGCAAGGCTTGGTGATCCTGATG GATCGAGGACAATTGGTGTTATCACCAAG TTGGACATCATGGACAGGGGAACTGATGCTCGTAACTTTTTACTGGGAAATGTGATTCCTCTCAAGCTTGGTTATGTCGGTATTGTGAATCGCAGCCAAGAG GACATCAACTTTAACCGAAGCATTAAAGATGCACTTGCCTTTGAGGAGAAGTTTTTCTCGACTCTACCT GCTTATCACGGTCTTTCACAATGCTGTGGTGTTCCTCAATTAGCCAAGAAGTTAAATATG ATTCTACTAAAGCACATTACTGATATGCTTCCAGGTTTGAAATCTCGAATAAATGCTCAGTTGGTAGCAGTTGCAAAGGAACATGCTGCTTATGGTGATGCTGCAGAATCAACG GCTGGCCAGGGAGTTAAACTATTGAACATATTGGGAAAATATTGTGAAG CCTTTTCTTCAATGGTGGAGGGCAAAAATAAAGTGTCAACAGATCAGCTTTCTGGTGGAGCAAGAATTCACTACATTTTTCAGTCAATTTTTGTCAAGAGCTTGGAG GAAGTTGACCCTTGCAAGAACATAAGCGATGAAGATATTCGCACTAGCATACAGAATTCTGGCGGTCCAAAGGGTGCTATGTTTCTGCCAGAG TTGCCTTTTGAGATTCTTGTCCGAAGGCAGATAGGCCGTTTGCTTGATCCAAGTCTTCAGTGCGCTAAGTTTATCTATGATGAGTTAGTCAAA ATCAGCCATGGTTGCTTAACCAGTGAGCTGCAGAAATACCCAATTCTTAAAAGGCGGATGGGTGAATCAGTTAGCAATTTCTTGAGAGATGGTCTTCGACCTGCAGAAACAATGATAACCCATATTATTGAAATGGAG ATGGATTACATAAATACCTCACATTCAAGCTTTGTTGGAGGCAGCAAGGTTGTTGAACTTGCTAAGCACGATGGTCTACCTTTGAGAGGACCAACTTCACTATCGGCTCATAAG GATGGTATTGCTATAAGTTCTGAGATGCAGTTAAAATCTTCTATTGAGAACAATATACAGCTCAAATCTGAAAGAGGTCAAAAGTCACGTGCTGTTTTTGCAAGAGATGCTACCAGAGGAGCAACAGCTGAGCAG CCTGATACTGATGCAG ATATTGACACAGAGTATGTTTGGGTCCAAGTCATGGAAAATCCTAGCCTTGACAGGCGAG GAACAAGTGCAGCAGGTGGAGGCCAGAAGGGTAACTCTCTAGTTGGTGGGAGTTTGTCAAACATGCCAGGTCCGCGAGTCCTAAATAGCTTATACTCTATGATTCGGTTAAGAGAG CCACCCATCACATTGAAACCATCAGAAAACAAGACTGACCAGGATAGAACAGAGATAGCAATTGTGAAGCTATTGGTCAAATCTTACTATGACATTGTCAGAAAGAGTATTGAGGATGCAGTTCCAAAAGCTATAATGCACTTTCTG GTGAACCACACAAAGCGGGAGCTCCATAACGTTTTAATTCGGAAACTATACAG AGAGAACCTACTTGATGAAATGCTGAGGGAAACAGATGAAGTTCTTATCAGACGGCAGCGTATTCAAGAAACGCTCCAAGTTCTCGAACAAGCACATAGG ACGCTCGAAGAGTTTCCCCTTGAAGCTGAAAAGGTTGAGAAGGGCTACAGTGTATCTGAATATACAACCGGCCTTCCGAAACTCGCTGGACTTGGCAACCGCAGCCTCAGCTAG
- the LOC124674399 gene encoding dynamin-related protein 3A-like isoform X4, with amino-acid sequence MADSAAAAEAAHPATVGQAVIPLVNRLQDIMARLDGDSAAGVELPQVAAIGGQSSGKSSVLEALVGRDFLPRGPEICTRRPLVLQLVRHSAPEEWGEFLHAPGRRFHDFEHIKREIQSETDKEAGGNKGVSEKQIRLKIFSPNVIDITLVDLPGITRVPVGDQPSDIESRIRTMIMQYIKHPSCIILAVSPANADLANSDALQLARLGDPDGSRTIGVITKLDIMDRGTDARNFLLGNVIPLKLGYVGIVNRSQEDINFNRSIKDALAFEEKFFSTLPAYHGLSQCCGVPQLAKKLNMILLKHITDMLPGLKSRINAQLVAVAKEHAAYGDAAESTAGQGVKLLNILGKYCEAFSSMVEGKNKVSTDQLSGGARIHYIFQSIFVKSLEEVDPCKNISDEDIRTSIQNSGGPKGAMFLPELPFEILVRRQIGRLLDPSLQCAKFIYDELVKISHGCLTSELQKYPILKRRMGESVSNFLRDGLRPAETMITHIIEMEMDYINTSHSSFVGGSKVVELAKHDGLPLRGPTSLSAHKDGIAISSEMQLKSSIENNIQLKSERGQKSRAVFARDATRGATAEQPDTDAGTSAAGGGQKGNSLVGGSLSNMPGPRVLNSLYSMIRLREPPITLKPSENKTDQDRTEIAIVKLLVKSYYDIVRKSIEDAVPKAIMHFLVNHTKRELHNVLIRKLYRENLLDEMLRETDEVLIRRQRIQETLQVLEQAHRTLEEFPLEAEKVEKGYSVSEYTTGLPKLAGLGNRSLS; translated from the exons ATGGCGGACTCGGCTGCGGCCGCTGAGGCGGCGCACCCGGCGACGGTGGGGCAGGCGGTGATCCCGCTCGTCAACAGGCTGCAGGACATCATGGCGCGGCTAGACGGCGACTCCGCCGCCGGCGTGGAGCTGCCGCAGGTGGCGGCCATCGGCGGGCAGAGCAGCGGCAAGTCGAGTGTGCTGGAGGCGCTCGTCGGCCGCGACTTCCTCCCGAGGGGCCCCGAAATCTGCACCCGCCGGCCCCTCGTGCTCCAGCTCGTGCGGCACTCGGCCCCCGAGGAGTGGGGCGAGTTCCTCCACGCCCCCGGCCGCCGATTCCACGATTTCGAGCACATCAAGCGCGAGATCCAG TCGGAAACTGACAAAGAAGCTGGAGGTAACAAAGGGGTTTCCGAGAAACAGATCCGTCTTAAAATCTTTTCACCGAATGTCATTGACATCACCTTGGTTGACCTCCCTGGAATAACTAGGGTTCCAGTTGGAGATCAGCCTAGTGATATTGAGtcaagaataagaacaatgatcATGCAATACATTAAGCATCCAAGCTGCATTATCTTGGCTGTCTCACCCGCGAATGCAGATTTAGCTAATTCTGATGCGCTTCAACTGGCAAGGCTTGGTGATCCTGATG GATCGAGGACAATTGGTGTTATCACCAAG TTGGACATCATGGACAGGGGAACTGATGCTCGTAACTTTTTACTGGGAAATGTGATTCCTCTCAAGCTTGGTTATGTCGGTATTGTGAATCGCAGCCAAGAG GACATCAACTTTAACCGAAGCATTAAAGATGCACTTGCCTTTGAGGAGAAGTTTTTCTCGACTCTACCT GCTTATCACGGTCTTTCACAATGCTGTGGTGTTCCTCAATTAGCCAAGAAGTTAAATATG ATTCTACTAAAGCACATTACTGATATGCTTCCAGGTTTGAAATCTCGAATAAATGCTCAGTTGGTAGCAGTTGCAAAGGAACATGCTGCTTATGGTGATGCTGCAGAATCAACG GCTGGCCAGGGAGTTAAACTATTGAACATATTGGGAAAATATTGTGAAG CCTTTTCTTCAATGGTGGAGGGCAAAAATAAAGTGTCAACAGATCAGCTTTCTGGTGGAGCAAGAATTCACTACATTTTTCAGTCAATTTTTGTCAAGAGCTTGGAG GAAGTTGACCCTTGCAAGAACATAAGCGATGAAGATATTCGCACTAGCATACAGAATTCTGGCGGTCCAAAGGGTGCTATGTTTCTGCCAGAG TTGCCTTTTGAGATTCTTGTCCGAAGGCAGATAGGCCGTTTGCTTGATCCAAGTCTTCAGTGCGCTAAGTTTATCTATGATGAGTTAGTCAAA ATCAGCCATGGTTGCTTAACCAGTGAGCTGCAGAAATACCCAATTCTTAAAAGGCGGATGGGTGAATCAGTTAGCAATTTCTTGAGAGATGGTCTTCGACCTGCAGAAACAATGATAACCCATATTATTGAAATGGAG ATGGATTACATAAATACCTCACATTCAAGCTTTGTTGGAGGCAGCAAGGTTGTTGAACTTGCTAAGCACGATGGTCTACCTTTGAGAGGACCAACTTCACTATCGGCTCATAAG GATGGTATTGCTATAAGTTCTGAGATGCAGTTAAAATCTTCTATTGAGAACAATATACAGCTCAAATCTGAAAGAGGTCAAAAGTCACGTGCTGTTTTTGCAAGAGATGCTACCAGAGGAGCAACAGCTGAGCAG CCTGATACTGATGCAG GAACAAGTGCAGCAGGTGGAGGCCAGAAGGGTAACTCTCTAGTTGGTGGGAGTTTGTCAAACATGCCAGGTCCGCGAGTCCTAAATAGCTTATACTCTATGATTCGGTTAAGAGAG CCACCCATCACATTGAAACCATCAGAAAACAAGACTGACCAGGATAGAACAGAGATAGCAATTGTGAAGCTATTGGTCAAATCTTACTATGACATTGTCAGAAAGAGTATTGAGGATGCAGTTCCAAAAGCTATAATGCACTTTCTG GTGAACCACACAAAGCGGGAGCTCCATAACGTTTTAATTCGGAAACTATACAG AGAGAACCTACTTGATGAAATGCTGAGGGAAACAGATGAAGTTCTTATCAGACGGCAGCGTATTCAAGAAACGCTCCAAGTTCTCGAACAAGCACATAGG ACGCTCGAAGAGTTTCCCCTTGAAGCTGAAAAGGTTGAGAAGGGCTACAGTGTATCTGAATATACAACCGGCCTTCCGAAACTCGCTGGACTTGGCAACCGCAGCCTCAGCTAG